The Montipora foliosa isolate CH-2021 chromosome 1, ASM3666993v2, whole genome shotgun sequence DNA segment ATGTGCTGATAAACCAGTGATTCCCATCTGTTGATCGCTAGTCACTGTTTCTCTCTGTAAGGCTAGAAATTATAATTACACAGTTTGTAAGAAACGTTGTATCTTAGTGTCCTACAAAGATACAATTTCTAACTTCATCGTAAGAGTCTAGTGTATTCAATAGAGTCGATTCAATGAAATTTAACTTGTTTGTCATCTGCGCAACGTCAAATGAGGCTTTTGCCTGAGACTTCTGCTACAGTATAAAGCTACTTTGACTTTGCCTTCAGTTATGACACAGAATCCCTCTGATCTGAAAGTCATAAAGCACACTGGTCCATTTTGATAATAATGAAATATTCCATTATTAATCAAGCGCTGGTTCATTGGATGCATGAATTTCATAGTGATTAATACATGTGTAATTAAGGAAAGGTAATACTTATATTAAGAGACTCATCGTTCATGTGTACCTTTTTTGGTTGCTCTAGTTGCAGCAGCTTTCCTTGCTCCCTGTTGTCTTCTAGACTTGATTCCCTTTAGGTGTTCAATCGACATTTTCACGTCATTTGGAGTCAAAAGAACTTCTTTAGCAATGTCGTTcaaagcattttcatttttgagCAAGTCTTCTCCTTTCTTTTCACTTGAGTTAAATACACTCTGTAAAACAACCGATGGAGGTTTAGTCTGGCAAACACCCATGCCTTTCTCTTGAACACACTTCCAAGCATTCTCTGGCTCCAAGTAGTGTCCACCACAGAATCCAACACAAGCACTACAAGCAGCACCCCAAGGTCGAGTAACATCAGGAACAGGAAGCGGGAAATACGATATGGCTGGTCCACCAGGAAACCATGTTCGTTCAATCACACTTGCTTCTGCGGCATTACACAGGGGATGAAGGCAGTCGGTTTTAAACCAGGGTTTTAACACCAGTACATACTGTTTTGGGACGGATGACAGCATGTGTCTATTGTAGACATCCCATAGTTTCGTGAAATAGTCGTAAAGATCTGGGTCTTTTTCCAAAAGCATTTTCTTTTCAGCTGGTTTTCCATTTAAAAAGGACAACAACTTTGGTCTTCGTTTCAGTAATTCTTCTGCACTGTCACTACGGTCTCCTTTACACAACTTGATCTTTGTGTCACCACATGAAGCACCATTAACTCTGGAGATATAGACATCTGTTGCCAAATCAAGATTATGCTTTAGCTGTTCAGTGTCTATTCCATTTTCACTGTTAACTGGACCTCCAAGCGTCGATGGAATGAAACAGTTGCTATGTGCCACTGCAAGACATCCATTCATTAATTCAACAGGGTTGAGATATGATCCTCCTGAGTGCCTTGTCGTAACAGCAGTAAAAGCATGACCTTCTTGGGTGTGCTTCTCAGTCCACAAGAACTGCACCTCTTTGTGAGACGGCCCCTCATCACTGGCTCCATCAACACGAACAAACCACATATCTTTTGGTTTGCCATCAGACATTCTCTTAAACAAAGCTGCATTCTCGTCTTGCTTGCCCAGCATGTTCAAATCAGCCATATGCTGACAGGGATTCTTATCATACAGCACATGTGGTTTGACAACACCAATGCAGCTGGCAGGAGTTGACGATGTTGGCAGGAACATGTATGAGGTGGTTTGTAATAGTGACTGATATTTGTTGACATAGTCAGTCCTTGTAGTAAGATCTTGGCTGTCCAAAAGCTGAATACCCTTGTGCTGCTTGTGTGTGAAGGTTGTGTCTAATCTGAATCCCGCAGCATCATCTCGGTTTAGAACTACTTGCTCTGTACCATTCTTCAACTGTAAGTAATCCAAGCTACGATACATGGAAGTATTCCAGTGAGCATCTGGGTTCATTTTGATGGTAAACCCCTTTCTGGCTCTCCTACAGGTAATGCGTGCCACACCACGGTATCTCTTCGCTGACAAACGTCTCTTGTTTCGTATCACTGAAAGCTGAACAGTCGTTCCATAAGAAATCTTTGTGCCATATTTTGTCTGGAGATGTTGCTGGATGCTTCTATAAGTGACTTTAGGTCCCTGCTTCACATTCCCATCAAACGTTAAGACCCCAGTTCTGCGCCATGCATCTGCCCCAACCTTTCGTGACTTCACAAACTCTTCTACATCTTTTCCAATGTTTGGGAATCTCTTTAAAATACGGGACACAccttttggcaatttttttctcAACAGACGTGCTTCTGCAATCTTTTGTGCTTTAAGCCTTGCATGCTTCCTCTtaaactttttccttttctttagaACTTGTTCAGTGAGATCTCCATTAAACCACTGATTTGCACTATCTGATTCATCATCTGACAATGTGTCCTGGGCAGTCTTTTCTCTTTCCCTTGCCAAGTAAGCTTGCCTTGATCTTTCAATTCTCTGCTCTTCATCTGCAGAAAGATCTAGAAATGGCAGTTGGTGCTCGTAACAACATTTTCAGTTCTGTCACAAATGCAAACCAGTTAAGGTTGTTGGCCCTCAGCATAAACAGCAAGTGCTCTTGTGAAGGTATTGGAGACACAATTGCCCTGTTCTTTTCAAGAGTGCTGTCAGGGTCAAGATGTAAGGAAAGACTTTCACTGTTCCCAGGTCGTGATGTAACTCCAGGTCTCTATTGTCATCTTTCTCTTCGACATCAGACAATCTCCTTGACTCCTCCTTCTCTTCGACATCAGACAACCATTCAACATCAGCCTGCTCGCCCTCCGAGCCAACAGATTCTGTGGCTGAGTTTCCAGATTCACCAGAAGACAGGTCATCATCAAGACTAATGCCAAATCCTTTTAAAACAGCTTCATCTTTCACTTTTGCAAGTTCCTCCACTACTTCGTggatttccttcatttgttccAAGGAATCATTAATCTTCTGTTTCTGCTGTTGGAAGTTTTGGAATCCATACAGCTTCTTTGCTTTATTCATAGAAAGGTTCTGCGCTTCACAGCAAACATATTTAATTAACAGTTTATCTGCATTTGAGCTTGCCAAATTACAAAGTTCCTTGAGGGTTTTCTTGTTTAATCTTGAGGCAGAGCATTCCTTTTGCCACACCTTTTTAACAGTGGTACAAAGGAGTTATAATCTACACCATCAATCTTCTCTGTAACAAACAGTTTCGAACTTCCAGGGCCATGCAGTTGCATCCTAAACACAGAAACAGGTAACTGCATTATCTTTCTAATTACCAAGTCACTTTTGTAAACAAGATTGGAGAAGATCATCCGATAAGTGTCTGCAAGTTCTACAATTCCACCCTCCTTAATAGCCTTTGCAAGCTCCACCAAATGTGAGCACTCTAGTCAGCCATCAGCATGTCTGCTTGAACAAAACAGTGGTCTAACAATAACAAAGTCACTTAAACTGAACATCTGGAGAGGTGAAACATAAATGCCATTAGCTACTTTGTAATTTCCAACAACACCTCTCAATTTAAAGGCGACATAAATTGCCAGTTTTCCTTCATAATCATGTTTGGAGTTGCAGTCTGGTACATTGTCAGTTGCTCTGATGTCCATGGCCGCAGTGCCCTCACACTGTTCAGACACTGAGTTCGTAATCATAAAAAAGAATCCTCCTCATTTGCTTGGGAATTGGAAGGATACAATCAGGGTTGTTGAGCACTATCTTTAGTACTTTGATCCGGGGCCACATGTACATGAGACTCCTTGTCATGCTCTCCTGTAACATTAGGAGTAGAATGCTTAAGAAAAGCATCAATCCTTGTATTCGTAGTTGATGTTGTTGGCACTTGTTTATTCTTATTCAGAACTTTCTTCTTTTGGTAATTCAA contains these protein-coding regions:
- the LOC137991607 gene encoding uncharacterized protein, producing the protein MNPDAHWNTSMYRSLDYLQLKNGTEQVVLNRDDAAGFRLDTTFTHKQHKGIQLLDSQDLTTRTDYVNKYQSLLQTTSYMFLPTSSTPASCIGVVKPHVLYDKNPCQHMADLNMLGKQDENAALFKRMSDGKPKDMWFVRVDGASDEGPSHKEVQFLWTEKHTQEGHAFTAVTTRHSGGSYLNPVELMNGCLAVAHSNCFIPSTLGGPVNSENGIDTEQLKHNLDLATDVYISRVNGASCGDTKIKLCKGDRSDSAEELLKRRPKLLSFLNGKPAEKKMLLEKDPDLYDYFTKLWDVYNRHMLSSVPKQYVLVLKPWFKTDCLHPLCNAAEASVIERTWFPGGPAISYFPLPVPDVTRPWGAACSACVGFCGGHYLEPENAWKCVQEKGMGVCQTKPPSVVLQSVFNSSEKKGEDLLKNENALNDIAKEVLLTPNDVKMSIEHLKGIKSRRQQGARKAAATRATKKALQRETVTSDQQMGITGLSAHCPCSKLDNEEEMIACVNLDCEIRWYHLSCVGLDLAGRVPNEGWLCPGCQDGSGTTSDDSSDDEVVCQYGRPNKVEPMIGCDSDDCPVKWYHFGCVNLTANTVPRDKWFLPRCK